The Vibrio tarriae genome includes a window with the following:
- a CDS encoding DUF484 family protein — MSQVTADALTAQMVAEYLYEHPDFFQHHPHLVERLALPTQTGAVSLAHVQLARQRQRIDSLEEEITALMSLAANNDRTFHEFMDLQEQILKCSSLQAVLHAIEAKARELNLRAYVRLLQRHDEKYGLASEDWQRFATNHFNGKSAYLGRLRQADRQRLLGDRPAPEMGSYVVLPLQRQAPLGILAFASEDGGHFQPSMDTLFLRHLALVLAHLIETLPWQSHDEERRTHPAS, encoded by the coding sequence TTGTCTCAGGTAACGGCGGATGCTCTGACTGCCCAAATGGTGGCAGAGTATCTTTATGAACATCCCGATTTTTTTCAGCATCATCCTCATCTGGTCGAACGTTTAGCCTTACCGACCCAAACGGGGGCGGTATCGCTCGCTCATGTGCAGTTAGCGCGTCAGCGCCAGCGGATAGACTCTCTCGAAGAGGAGATCACCGCCTTGATGTCACTCGCGGCAAATAACGATCGTACTTTCCATGAGTTTATGGATCTGCAAGAGCAGATTCTAAAATGCTCGTCGCTGCAAGCGGTGTTACACGCGATTGAAGCCAAAGCGCGTGAACTCAATCTGCGTGCTTACGTGCGCCTGCTGCAGCGCCATGATGAAAAATACGGTTTAGCCAGTGAGGATTGGCAGCGCTTTGCGACCAATCATTTTAATGGCAAATCGGCTTATTTAGGTCGCTTACGCCAAGCGGATCGGCAACGTCTGTTGGGGGATAGGCCCGCGCCAGAAATGGGTTCGTATGTGGTGTTACCTTTGCAGCGCCAAGCGCCGCTGGGGATTTTGGCCTTCGCCAGTGAAGATGGCGGCCACTTTCAGCCGAGTATGGATACCTTGTTTTTGCGCCATCTGGCGTTAGTCTTAGCTCATCTGATCGAGACATTACCTTGGCAGTCACACGATGAAGAACGACGAACTCACCCCGCTTCCTGA
- the yigB gene encoding 5-amino-6-(5-phospho-D-ribitylamino)uracil phosphatase YigB, whose protein sequence is MLFYRPLASIQALTFDLDDTLYDNRPVIKQVEEKVTEWLLSEHPITATRPLAWWLAMKRDMARRFPDQCHDVSQWRYLQVQHGLLELGYAQPEAEQAASETLEQVMRWRNQVDVPAETHRVLAQLAAKVPLIAITNGNVQIEKIGLSGYFQTVLRAGPDGRAKPYPDLFAQAAQQLQLEPRSILHVGDHLQTDVLGARQNGFQACWFNDQGQSIRRLAKASVLPDVEIELLSELLLLVN, encoded by the coding sequence ATGCTGTTTTACCGCCCATTGGCTTCGATTCAAGCACTGACGTTTGATTTGGACGATACCCTTTACGATAACCGTCCGGTGATCAAACAGGTCGAGGAAAAAGTCACTGAGTGGTTGTTAAGTGAGCATCCCATTACGGCGACGCGTCCTTTGGCTTGGTGGCTGGCGATGAAGCGGGATATGGCGCGCCGCTTTCCGGATCAGTGCCATGATGTGAGCCAATGGCGTTATTTACAGGTGCAGCATGGTTTACTGGAATTAGGCTATGCGCAGCCAGAGGCGGAGCAAGCGGCGAGCGAGACGCTTGAGCAAGTGATGCGCTGGCGTAATCAAGTCGATGTGCCTGCCGAAACGCATCGGGTGTTGGCTCAGTTAGCGGCTAAAGTGCCGCTGATTGCGATCACCAATGGCAATGTCCAGATAGAAAAAATTGGTTTAAGTGGCTATTTCCAAACGGTATTGCGCGCAGGGCCAGACGGCCGTGCCAAACCGTATCCCGATCTCTTTGCACAAGCAGCACAACAGCTTCAGCTTGAGCCCCGTTCAATCTTGCATGTCGGGGATCATTTACAAACCGATGTGCTAGGGGCGCGGCAAAATGGTTTTCAAGCCTGCTGGTTTAACGATCAAGGGCAGAGTATTCGTCGGCTCGCCAAAGCGAGCGTATTACCCGACGTGGAGATCGAGCTTCTATCGGAATTACTTTTGCTAGTTAACTAG
- the xerC gene encoding tyrosine recombinase XerC produces the protein MKNDELTPLPDALAQPLERFYAYLHTEKGLSLYTQRNYKQQLETMTQYLVQVGLTHWTQLDSAWVRQLVMQGKRQGMKASSIATRLSSLRSFLDFLILRGELQANPAKGVSAPRKQRTLPKNLDVDEMAQLLEVTDDDPLSIRDRAIMELMYGAGLRLAELVSIDVKDVNLSEGEIRVIGKGNKERKVWFAGQAQEWVGKWLKLRSQLADSAETALFVSKLGTRISHRSVQKRMAEWGQKQAVASHISPHKLRHSFATHMLESSNNLRAVQELLGHENIATTQIYTHLDFQHLAQVYDQAHPRARKKNKDD, from the coding sequence ATGAAGAACGACGAACTCACCCCGCTTCCTGATGCGTTGGCTCAACCGCTGGAGCGTTTTTACGCCTACCTGCATACGGAAAAAGGGTTGAGCCTGTATACCCAGCGCAACTATAAGCAGCAGTTGGAAACCATGACCCAGTACTTAGTACAGGTTGGGCTCACCCATTGGACACAGCTTGATTCGGCGTGGGTGCGCCAATTGGTGATGCAGGGGAAAAGGCAGGGGATGAAAGCCAGCAGTATCGCGACGCGTTTGTCTTCATTGCGCAGTTTCCTAGATTTTCTGATTTTACGTGGCGAGCTTCAGGCTAACCCTGCGAAAGGCGTCTCTGCGCCGCGCAAGCAGCGTACCTTGCCGAAAAATCTCGATGTCGATGAAATGGCGCAGTTACTGGAAGTGACCGATGATGATCCGCTTTCGATTCGCGATCGGGCGATCATGGAGCTGATGTACGGCGCGGGTTTGCGTTTGGCTGAGCTAGTTTCGATTGATGTCAAAGACGTTAATCTAAGCGAAGGTGAGATCCGCGTCATCGGTAAAGGCAACAAAGAGCGCAAGGTGTGGTTTGCTGGACAGGCACAAGAGTGGGTCGGTAAATGGCTCAAATTGCGCAGTCAATTGGCGGATAGCGCAGAAACGGCGCTGTTTGTTTCCAAACTCGGTACCCGTATTTCACACCGTAGTGTGCAAAAACGCATGGCCGAATGGGGCCAAAAACAGGCGGTTGCCAGTCATATCAGCCCACATAAATTGCGCCATTCGTTTGCCACCCATATGCTGGAATCGAGCAATAACCTGCGTGCAGTGCAGGAGCTGCTTGGGCACGAGAACATTGCGACAACGCAAATCTATACCCACCTCGATTTTCAACATCTGGCTCAGGTGTATGACCAAGCGCATCCTCGGGCGCGCAAAAAGAATAAGGATGACTAA
- the dapF gene encoding diaminopimelate epimerase, whose product MHFHFSKMHGLGNDFMVVDCITQNVFFSPELIRRLADRHTGVGFDQLLVVEAPYDPESDFHYRIFNADGSEVEQCGNGARCFARFVRMKGLTNKYTIHVSTKKGKMVLNVEEEDLITVNMGVPEFEPNKIPFRAKQSEKTYILRVGEHTLFCGAVSMGNPHVVTVVDDIRTAAVETLGPLLESHERFPERVNAGFMQVVSRDEINLRVYERGAGETQACGSGACAAVAVGILQGLLDEQVRVHLPGGELEIHWQGPGKPLYMTGPATHIYDGQISC is encoded by the coding sequence ATGCATTTCCATTTTTCTAAAATGCACGGTTTGGGCAACGACTTTATGGTCGTAGACTGTATTACCCAAAACGTCTTCTTCTCTCCGGAATTGATCCGCCGTCTGGCGGATCGCCATACGGGAGTCGGCTTTGACCAACTGTTGGTGGTTGAAGCGCCTTACGATCCAGAATCGGATTTCCATTACCGCATTTTCAATGCCGATGGCAGCGAAGTGGAGCAGTGTGGCAATGGTGCGCGCTGTTTTGCCCGTTTTGTACGCATGAAAGGGTTAACCAACAAGTACACCATCCATGTCAGTACCAAGAAAGGCAAAATGGTACTCAATGTGGAAGAGGAAGATCTGATCACCGTGAACATGGGTGTGCCGGAGTTTGAGCCGAACAAGATCCCATTTCGCGCCAAACAGAGCGAAAAAACCTATATTCTGCGTGTCGGTGAACACACCTTGTTTTGTGGCGCGGTGAGTATGGGCAACCCACATGTAGTAACTGTGGTGGACGATATCCGCACTGCTGCGGTAGAAACCTTAGGGCCGCTTTTGGAATCGCACGAGCGTTTCCCTGAGCGCGTCAACGCCGGTTTTATGCAGGTCGTGAGCCGTGATGAGATCAATTTGCGCGTGTATGAACGTGGTGCGGGCGAAACTCAAGCTTGTGGCAGTGGCGCGTGCGCCGCGGTTGCGGTAGGCATTTTGCAAGGTTTACTGGATGAGCAAGTTCGTGTCCACCTTCCCGGTGGTGAACTGGAAATCCACTGGCAAGGCCCCGGCAAACCGTTGTATATGACAGGCCCGGCTACTCATATCTACGATGGCCAAATCTCTTGCTAA